Below is a genomic region from Mesorhizobium sp. NZP2298.
GAACGAATGCCTTCTACGCTGACGGCAAGCAGGATGAGGGCTCCAAGCACCAGCAGTTCAAATGTGCCGGGCACACGATTGAGGGTCATCGCGTTGAGGATGACGCCAACCAGAAGGGCTCCGATCACGGGGGCGAATGTCGAGCCCTTGCCACCCGCGATGCTGGTTCCGCCAAGAACCACCGCAGCCACGACCTTCAGTTCGAGGCCCGTCGCCGCGGTCGCCTGCAACTGGCCGATCTGGCCGATCATGACGGATGCCGCCAGGCCGCAGCAGAGTCCGGTCAGCGCGAAGGTGGCCGTGCGCACGAGACTGACCGGCAGGCCGATCATGCGTGCGGCACGCGGATTGCCCCCGACCGCGTACACGTTCCTGCCGAGCGTTGTATGGCGGGCAAGAATATCCATTGCCAGGCAAAGGCCGATCAGGACCACGATCGCGACCGGGATTGCGACCGGGATTGCGAGCAGGCTGCCCTGGCCAAAACCGCGGGAGTCTGCGGCGAGGTTGAGAACCTGGGCGCCCGCAAGAAGCAGCACCAGCCCACGATAGACGAAGAGGGCGCCCAGCGTGGTGATGATCGACGGTACTCGTCCGTAGGTGGAGACAACGCCGTTGATGAGACCCAGGAGAAGACCTGTGGCCAGCGCGCCCAGGAATGGAACCAGCGATCCGCCGGACATCTCCGCGATATTACCGTACACGAACGCACAGACGGCGACGACCGAGCCGGTCGAAACATCGATCTCCCCGGCCAGGATGACCTGGTTGACGGCGAGTGCGACGATGGAAACAACCGCTACCTGTTCGACGATGCCGCGCAGGTTGGCAGCCGAAAGAAAGCCGGGCGTCGCGATCGAAAGCACCACGACCAGCACCAGAAGAAAGGCGGCTGATGGCGCCTCGGGCCTCCGCGAGACGGACTGCCATGCGTCAGCCAGGACATGGCGGATACGTGTGCTGCTATCCGCAGCGTATGACACGGCGCTACGCGACATGGGAATATTCCTGACCCGCGGCTGCGGCCCCGATGGCTTCGGCGGAGAATTGGTCGCGATCGAATGCACCGGTGATGGATCCTTCGTGCATCACCAGGATGCGATCGGAAAGCGAGAGCACCTCGTTCATCTCCGATGAGATCAGCACCACGCCCTTTCCGGCCTGGGCCAACCCTTCGATCAACGCATAGATCTCGGCCTTTGCACCGATGTCGACGCCGCGCGCCGGCTCGTCGAGGATGATGATCCGCGGATCGGATGCCAGGGTCTTGGCCAGCAGGACCTTCTGCTGGTTGCCCCCCGAGAGAACCTCGACCGGCGCCTCCAGTTCAGCGCCGACAATTCGGAAGCGCCGTGACGATTCCAGGGCGAATGCGCGCTCCCGGCGTCTGGCGACAAAGCCCAGTCTCGAAAGACGACCGAGGATTGCGAAGCTGATATTCCCCGCGATCGACATCGGCAGGATCAATCCCTGCGATCGCCGCTCCTCAGGCAGATAGGCGATCCCCTGTGCAAGCGCCCCTTTGACCGAGCGGATCCTCACCGGCTTGCCGTCAACGAGGATCGTTCCCGAATCCGCCGGGTCAAATCCATAGATCGCGCGGGCCAATTCGCTGCGTCCCGCACCGATAAGGCCGGAAATACCAAGGATTTCGCCGCCGCGCAGGGTGAATGATATATCGCGAAAGCTGCCAGTCCGAGAAAGTCCCTCGACCGAGAGGATATCGGCACCGATGACGTGGTACCGGCGCGCATAGAGCTGGTCGAGCGATCGGCCGACCATGGCCTGGACCAGGCTGGCGACGGTGAAGTCCCGGGTCGGACCGCTGGTGACCATTCCACCATCGCGCAGCACGACGATCCGGTCGCTGATCTGGAATATCTCGTCGAGCCGGTGCGTGATGTAGATGACGGAGACACCTTTTGCCGTCAGTCCCCTGACCACGGAAAACAGCCGATCGGCCTCGCGCTCCGTGAGTGCGGCGGTCGGCTCGTCCATGATGATGAGCCGTGCCTCGCGGTTGAGCGCCCGGGCGACCTCCACCAGTTTGCCGTTGGCAGCCGAAAGCGCCCTGACCGGAAGGGTCACATCGAAACTGACCCCCAGGCTGGCTAGGATTTCGCTGGCACGCCTTCGCATGGCGGCCCAGTCAAAGCCGCCCCAGAACGTGCGCGGGCGATCACGACCGACGAAGAGATTTTCGACGATCGACAGTTCGGGGAAAAGGTCGAGTTCCTGCGGTATCATCGAGATGCCGTGAGCCTCTCCCTCACGGGGGCTGCTCATCCGCACCCGCTGCCCCGCAATCTCGACAAAACCTTCATCCGGCGCGTAGAGACCATAGAGACACTTGACCGTCGTGCTCTTGCCCGCGCCATTCTCTCCGGCGATCGCGATCACCTCACTTGGGTTCACCTCGATATCGACGCCGCGACAGGCGAATATTCCGCCGAAGCTTTTGCCCATGCCCCTCAGGGCGTAGGCCGGGCTATGCGACGTGTGCGCTGGCGACATCATTGCCGTGCTCCGGACGGTCCGCACCGATAGGGTTGTCGTCTGTAGCCCCGATCACCCTCTGATCGAAGTCGACTATGGATCCGGTCATCAGGCCGGACTCGTCGGAGGCCAGGAACGCAAGAGCCTTCGCGACATCCTCCGGTGAAAGCAGCCGGCCAAATGGCTGCGCTGCCGAGACACGCTCCAGCCAATCCTCCCCAAGTCCATGGAAATTTGCCTGTAGCTCATGTTCGGTGGGCGTTGCGGTCCAGCCGATGTTGAGAGCGTTGACCCGGATACGGTCCCACCGCAGCGAATTGGCGAGGTTCTTGGTCAAGATGAGCAGCGCGGCCTTGGCTGCGCAGTATGCTGTTATGTATGGCTGACCGCCATAGGCCGCGATCGAGCCAATGTTGGCGATGGCGCCGCCCCTGCCGCCGCGACGCATTATCGGAACGCTGCGCTGTATGAGCAGGAACGGGGCTCTCACGTTCACCGCAAACAGATAGTCCCATAGATCGGGCGTGGTCGACTCCAGCGTGCCCCGGGTCGTGGCGCCGCAACAGTTGATGAGCGTGTCAAGCCGGCCGAATGCCGCTTCGGACTGATCGATTACCTTGAAGCAATCGTCTGGCCGGGAAAGATCCGCTTGGACGAACAGGGCGCTGGCGCCAAGCCCACGCAGTTCCTCTTCTGCCGCCTTGCCATTGACCGTGTTGCGTCCACAGATCGTTACGGACGAGGCCCCCCGTTGGACCAGCAGACGGGCGGTGGCCAGCCCGACGCCCTGGGTGCCTCCGGTAATGACGACGGCCTTGCCGCGGAACGACTGCATGCTTCCTCACTCTTGAGATTATTCCCAATCGATTTATATTATAAATCACAGTGGGATGTCGTTATTTTTGGGATCGATACCAATTTCCTTTCGATCCGTCAAGGGCGCGACAATTCCGCAGCATGATGCTAGAGCTTTCGAGCTGCAGACCTAGGGGATCAGATGAAACAACCAAACCGGAGGCCCAACGCCGTCGATGTGGCGAGACTGGCCGGGGTATCAAAGTCGACGGTCTCGCGCGCCTTTACCGAAGACAGCAGCATCAATGCCCTTAAGAAGCAGCGCATCATCGAGGCCGCCCGGCAATTGGGATACCGTCCCAATGCCATGGCCCGGAGCCTGCGAACGACCCGCTCGAACCTGGTGGGCATTCTCCTGGAGGAGTTCACGAATCCGATTTTCCTGCGGATTCTCGAACTCATCACCGCAAAGCTCCAGGAACATGGCCTGCACGCCATAACGGTCAACGCCTCGAAGGATCATAGCCTTTCCGAGGCCATGGAGCTCGTTATGCAGTACCGGATAGACGGTCTGATCGTCTCGTCCGACATGCCTCTGAAGATCGAATACGAGTGCGCGCAGATGAACATTCCAGTTGTCGCTTTTGCACGCAGCGACAGAAGGATCGAAAACACGCTCAGCGTCTCCCTTGACGAATTCCACGCCGGACGGATGGCGGCACGGCACCTTCTGGAACAAGGGTATCGCGCTCCGGCCTTCATAGGCGGGTTTCCCGGTGTTTCGGTATCGCTGGACCGGCACGCAGGCTTCCGCGATCACCTTGCGGAAGAGGGGCTTCGCGTGGTCGCGGTCGAATACGCAGGCGACAATACCTACGACCGGGGACTTGCAGCCGGCAAAGCCCTGCTTGAGGGACCCACCCGGCCGGACTCGGTCTTCTGCGTCAATGACCAGGTCGCTGTTGGCGTGATCGACGCCGCTAGATTTCTCGGTCTGTCCGTACCGGAAGACCTTGGGGTGATCGGCGTCGACGACATCTGGATGGCACGGACGGCCCAGTACGACCTGACCACCGTCCTGCAGCCTCTGGAGGCCATGGCCGACGCCCTGATTGCACTGTTGATGGGACGGGAGACAGGGACGGACCAATCAACCCAGTTCGAAGGCACACTGGTGCCGCGCGGTTCAACCCGAAGAAAAGCCTGATCTGAGAGGCCATGCAGTCGCCAAGGCGCTGGCCCAAAAGGCTTTCACCGTCGCGCTTAAAAGAAAATGCCTAAGGGTACCCAGAATTTCGGAAGCGCGCGATCGCCAAGTGACCCGATATCGGCCTGAGGCAATGAGCAGCCGCATCGCGCAACTGGCGATCATAGATACGTTGGTCGGTTGCTGTGCGCTTGCCGACACAGCGGGTTCGATCGAATACCTCCAACGGACCGTTCGAATTCTCGCCGGGATGAGCGTGCGCCGAACGAACTGCGGCTAAGTTGCGGAAGAGCGGTCATGTCGATGGTTCCGAAGCCTACAGAAGCACCGCGCGAGGCTTCCTAGGTAGCCATAGGCACAGCTGTGTGTCGAGCGACGATACGAGGTTATAGACCCCATCGTTGAGACGGCTCGATCATCGCAACGGTTGTTTCAGTGGGATCGCCGGACTCTGCAACTGCCATCAGCACCGGCAGCAGCGCTTTTTCGCTGAGGCCGCCAAATTCGGATTCACAGTGGCGCCACTGTTCCTATACGCGGCGGTTTTGGGCGCTTCGCGGCGTTCACGCTCGCGGGCAATCGGGACGCAAATCTTGAGCGTCGTCCGACCGAGGCAGGCGCATCCAGAGGCAAGCCGGATCATCCTCACCCACACAAACGACGAGGTGAGCGCCCTGAACTAGGCAGCACGCGAGCGCATGCGCGTTGCCGGCGATCTCGGCGACGAGGTTCAGGTGAATGTCGAACGCGGCGCAAGGGCCTTCGCCAGCGGCGACCGAGTCATGTTCCTGCGCAACGAGCGCGGGCTTGGCGTCAAGAACGGCACGCTCGGCATCGTGGAGGAAGTCCCCACACGAAGCATGACGGTTCAAACCGACGACGGCCGTTCCGTGCGCTTTGACCTGAAAGACTATGCCCACATCGACCACGGCTATGCCGCGACCATTCACAAGGCCCAGGGCATGACCGCTGACCGGACCCATGTGCTCGCCACGCCGGCATGGATGCGCATGGCAGCTACGTCGCCCTGTCGCGGCATCGAGACAGGATGGACCTGCATTATGGCGGCGACGACTTCAGTGCGCGGGAGCGGCTGGTCCGAACGCTGTCACGGGCCCGCGCCAAGGACATGGCGTCGGATTACGAGCAAATCGACCCGGCGCAGAGCTATGCCGAGCGGCGCGGTATCACGTTCCGCGAGCGCGTGGCTGAGACGACAAACCTGATTGCCTCCGGCATGGGTTCGTCCTGTCTGTCCCAGCAGCAATCAGCAACAACCAGTGAGGTGCAGGCAAGCTATGTCCGAGCCGGATCGTATCGTTCGCCTCAAAACCGTCCTTGCCCGGACCGGGCTGTCTCGCTCAACCATCTATCGCAAGATCGCCGAAGGCACGTTCCCGGCTCAGGTCAAGATCAGTGTCAACGGGGCCGGCTGGCGGGAATCAGAAGTTAATCGGTGGGTTGACGATCCAGTTATGTGGTGCGTCAGGACGCGGCAAAACAATAGCGACTAGCCGCAATCGGTCGTCAGGCATCGCCGGCATCGGATAGGTTCAATGACCGATTAGGGGCCGGGAGCGGACTGTCCAGTTTTCGGTGGGCTATGGCTAAAGTTGCGTTGGCTACCGACCCAGCTTAAGCCTTGCCACCTTTCGGCCCAGGCCTCTCCCATAGTCAAAACTGATAAGGTACATTGTTGCATTGGAAAGGGTCGATGCATCACGCATTCGGACAATTCGAACTTGATGAAGCTGCCCGCAAGCTGTCGCTAAGCGGCGTTGGGCAGAAAATCCAGCCGCTTGTCTATGATTTGCTGGTGTACTTGGTGCGCAACGCCGGCAGGGTCGTACCCAAGGACGAGTTGATGGACGCTCTCTGGCCGGATGTCATCGTGACTGAAGCATCGCTTCAGCGCGTGGTCAGCCTCGCCCGCAAGGCGCTTGCGGCAGGCGGCCTGCAGGACGCGATTCACAGCTACGTTCGCCACGGCTACCGCTTCGCCATCGACGATCCGGGACTGGGCTACGCGCGGCCTGCCTCTCTGCGAGGGGACGACACGCTTGCCAAGGCGCGCAAGCTGGCAGCCTTGCGCGATTGGGGCGCGGCTGCAAGACTTTTTGCGAATTTGGCGGACGATGAAGGTCTCTCTCCTGCTGACGTCGATCTCTGGGCGCTGGTCGTCGAATGTGGCGGGCGGCCAACCGAGGCGATCCCCGTGCTGAACCGCGCGGTGACAGCTCATGTCGAGGCTGGCGACTTCGCCCGCGCCGCCAGGTCCGCTATCACACTCGCAAAGATCCAGGCCGAGCGCGGATCAGGTGCCGTAGCCGAGGGATGGCTGGAACGTGCAGCGTCGCTCCTTTCCCAGTCAAAAGACGATAGCACGCAGGCATATCTGCTGTGGATGAGGTCACGCCTGGCATCTTCCGGCGGCCGGCCTGAGGAAGCGCTGAGACTGGCATCAGCCGCTCACGCGATAGCCGAGAATTGCGACGATCCCGGCCTGCGGGCTCTGACTTTGACGTATAAGGGATTTTTCAATCTCGCCCTCGGCAAGATCGCGGAGGGCAGCGAGCAGCAGAATCATGCGGCGGCGATCGCCTTGTCGAGCCAGGTTGACCCGATCACCGGTAGCCTTGTTTATTGCAATATCCTCTGGAGCTGCAGGACATATGCCGATTGGCCTCGTGCCCGCCAGTGGAGCGAAGGCTTTGAAAGTTGGTGCACCGTAAGTTTTGCGCAGACCTCGGGTGCGTGTGACCTTCATCGTGCTGAAGTGGTCGCGGCGCAGCAGGTATTGCCGGAAGCCCTGACTTGCATAAACGAAGCGCTGCCCAAGCTCTCCTTGGAGGAATCCTGGTCGCTCGGCGAAGGCTTCCGTGTCCGCGGCGATATCTTCGCCATGATCGGCGACCTTAGATCAGCGCGCGCCGACTACGATCAGGCTTATGCGCTCGGCTGGGATGCGGAGCCGGGCAATGCTGTGCTTCTATTCGAAACCGGCGATCTGGACGGGGCGCTTGCCGCAATCGACCGGGCTCTGCAGGGGACGTCGTGGTTCCATCTGCAGCGACGCGGAAACCTGTTGGTGAACGCGGCCTGCATTGCAGCACGCGGCGGGCGCTCTGACCAGGCGTCAATCTATCTCAAAGAAATCGATGCGCAGCCAGAACGCTGGCGGCAACCGGCAACGCAGGCATTGATAGCCGAAACCAAGGCAGCACTTTGCGAGCCAGGCGACCCAAACGGAAATCGGCTTCTGCTATTGGCCCGGCAGCTCTGGACCAGTGCAGGCGTCGATTATCACGCGGCAAGGGTTCGGCTGCAACTCGCCAGTGCCCTGTTGCGTTCGGGCGACATCAGCGGAGCGAAAGTGGAAATCACTGCGGCGGAGAGATCGGCCCGCC
It encodes:
- a CDS encoding ABC transporter permease; this translates as MLVVVLSIATPGFLSAANLRGIVEQVAVVSIVALAVNQVILAGEIDVSTGSVVAVCAFVYGNIAEMSGGSLVPFLGALATGLLLGLINGVVSTYGRVPSIITTLGALFVYRGLVLLLAGAQVLNLAADSRGFGQGSLLAIPVAIPVAIVVLIGLCLAMDILARHTTLGRNVYAVGGNPRAARMIGLPVSLVRTATFALTGLCCGLAASVMIGQIGQLQATAATGLELKVVAAVVLGGTSIAGGKGSTFAPVIGALLVGVILNAMTLNRVPGTFELLVLGALILLAVSVEGIRSRLRERRPTE
- a CDS encoding sugar ABC transporter ATP-binding protein, whose product is MMSPAHTSHSPAYALRGMGKSFGGIFACRGVDIEVNPSEVIAIAGENGAGKSTTVKCLYGLYAPDEGFVEIAGQRVRMSSPREGEAHGISMIPQELDLFPELSIVENLFVGRDRPRTFWGGFDWAAMRRRASEILASLGVSFDVTLPVRALSAANGKLVEVARALNREARLIIMDEPTAALTEREADRLFSVVRGLTAKGVSVIYITHRLDEIFQISDRIVVLRDGGMVTSGPTRDFTVASLVQAMVGRSLDQLYARRYHVIGADILSVEGLSRTGSFRDISFTLRGGEILGISGLIGAGRSELARAIYGFDPADSGTILVDGKPVRIRSVKGALAQGIAYLPEERRSQGLILPMSIAGNISFAILGRLSRLGFVARRRERAFALESSRRFRIVGAELEAPVEVLSGGNQQKVLLAKTLASDPRIIILDEPARGVDIGAKAEIYALIEGLAQAGKGVVLISSEMNEVLSLSDRILVMHEGSITGAFDRDQFSAEAIGAAAAGQEYSHVA
- a CDS encoding SDR family oxidoreductase translates to MQSFRGKAVVITGGTQGVGLATARLLVQRGASSVTICGRNTVNGKAAEEELRGLGASALFVQADLSRPDDCFKVIDQSEAAFGRLDTLINCCGATTRGTLESTTPDLWDYLFAVNVRAPFLLIQRSVPIMRRGGRGGAIANIGSIAAYGGQPYITAYCAAKAALLILTKNLANSLRWDRIRVNALNIGWTATPTEHELQANFHGLGEDWLERVSAAQPFGRLLSPEDVAKALAFLASDESGLMTGSIVDFDQRVIGATDDNPIGADRPEHGNDVASAHVA
- a CDS encoding LacI family DNA-binding transcriptional regulator, translated to MKQPNRRPNAVDVARLAGVSKSTVSRAFTEDSSINALKKQRIIEAARQLGYRPNAMARSLRTTRSNLVGILLEEFTNPIFLRILELITAKLQEHGLHAITVNASKDHSLSEAMELVMQYRIDGLIVSSDMPLKIEYECAQMNIPVVAFARSDRRIENTLSVSLDEFHAGRMAARHLLEQGYRAPAFIGGFPGVSVSLDRHAGFRDHLAEEGLRVVAVEYAGDNTYDRGLAAGKALLEGPTRPDSVFCVNDQVAVGVIDAARFLGLSVPEDLGVIGVDDIWMARTAQYDLTTVLQPLEAMADALIALLMGRETGTDQSTQFEGTLVPRGSTRRKA
- a CDS encoding helix-turn-helix transcriptional regulator, whose protein sequence is MSEPDRIVRLKTVLARTGLSRSTIYRKIAEGTFPAQVKISVNGAGWRESEVNRWVDDPVMWCVRTRQNNSD
- a CDS encoding winged helix-turn-helix domain-containing protein, with protein sequence MHHAFGQFELDEAARKLSLSGVGQKIQPLVYDLLVYLVRNAGRVVPKDELMDALWPDVIVTEASLQRVVSLARKALAAGGLQDAIHSYVRHGYRFAIDDPGLGYARPASLRGDDTLAKARKLAALRDWGAAARLFANLADDEGLSPADVDLWALVVECGGRPTEAIPVLNRAVTAHVEAGDFARAARSAITLAKIQAERGSGAVAEGWLERAASLLSQSKDDSTQAYLLWMRSRLASSGGRPEEALRLASAAHAIAENCDDPGLRALTLTYKGFFNLALGKIAEGSEQQNHAAAIALSSQVDPITGSLVYCNILWSCRTYADWPRARQWSEGFESWCTVSFAQTSGACDLHRAEVVAAQQVLPEALTCINEALPKLSLEESWSLGEGFRVRGDIFAMIGDLRSARADYDQAYALGWDAEPGNAVLLFETGDLDGALAAIDRALQGTSWFHLQRRGNLLVNAACIAARGGRSDQASIYLKEIDAQPERWRQPATQALIAETKAALCEPGDPNGNRLLLLARQLWTSAGVDYHAARVRLQLASALLRSGDISGAKVEITAAERSARHLGSRRLEQEAATLRHDFSRESQPVGDRSMQELTR